The following are from one region of the Vibrio hyugaensis genome:
- the ygfZ gene encoding tRNA-modifying protein YgfZ encodes MEWQTRFSPLNLSTQDALPELSISLLDNLGMITMVGDDKKSYLHGQVTCDVVSLEKDQSMLGAHCDAKGKVWSVFRLFHHNDGYAMVQPNSAIEVELKEIKKYAVFSKVTIEESSDVVLGVAGENADAFISTLNADSGDVRAIEGGTAVKVAPNRWLLALTAEAAQSLVEDSQATLTTHELWTRFDIEAALPYVVADAQNEHIPQALNVQALGGISFTKGCYTGQETVARAKYRGTNKRAMYIVKGATAEALGEGAIELERSVGENWRSVGALLTHYQFSDNQAIGLIVLPNNLDDDTRLRLVAQPECEWEIAALPYSLDDE; translated from the coding sequence ATGGAATGGCAAACTCGCTTTTCACCACTGAACCTATCGACACAAGACGCGCTACCGGAGCTGTCTATCTCGCTATTGGATAACCTGGGCATGATCACCATGGTCGGGGACGACAAAAAATCATACCTACACGGTCAAGTTACCTGCGATGTGGTTTCTCTTGAGAAAGACCAATCAATGTTGGGTGCACATTGTGACGCGAAAGGTAAAGTGTGGAGTGTCTTCCGCCTATTCCACCATAACGATGGCTACGCAATGGTTCAGCCAAATTCAGCAATTGAAGTGGAACTGAAAGAAATTAAAAAGTACGCGGTGTTCTCGAAAGTGACCATCGAAGAATCAAGCGACGTGGTACTGGGTGTTGCTGGTGAGAATGCAGATGCGTTCATCTCAACGCTAAATGCTGATTCTGGCGACGTGCGTGCGATTGAAGGCGGCACTGCGGTCAAAGTAGCTCCGAATCGCTGGTTGCTTGCGCTTACAGCAGAAGCAGCACAATCATTAGTGGAAGATAGCCAAGCAACACTGACAACCCATGAGCTTTGGACCCGTTTCGATATTGAAGCAGCACTGCCATACGTGGTAGCAGACGCGCAAAACGAACACATTCCACAAGCACTAAACGTACAAGCGCTTGGTGGTATCAGCTTTACGAAAGGCTGCTACACAGGTCAAGAAACTGTAGCGCGCGCGAAATACCGCGGCACCAACAAACGTGCAATGTACATTGTTAAAGGTGCTACTGCTGAAGCCTTAGGTGAAGGTGCGATTGAATTGGAGCGTAGTGTCGGTGAAAACTGGCGTTCAGTCGGAGCATTGCTCACGCATTACCAATTCAGCGACAACCAAGCGATCGGGCTCATTGTACTGCCAAACAACCTAGACGATGACACTCGTCTACGCTTGGTTGCTCAACCAGAGTGTGAATGGGAAATCGCAGCACTGCCGTACAGCCTTGACGATGAGTAA
- the rseB gene encoding sigma-E factor regulatory protein RseB: MKKFLISACALFSLMSTQAFAGDKPAEALLHQMSEASKNLSYELSYILIKKNSIEPLLYRHATHDKDQYAHLVYLSGPVREVIRRGTEVSYIETGAEPFTIESGKMVAPIMPMLNTNIDELNLYYDYVKVGRAREAGVPTQVLRIVPKDGLRYSYVLWIDEKSKLPLRADLVDRDGEMLEQYRTISYSVNPKIGELMSGLADVQLPAVLTMPKGDIGTSDWNVGWIPEGFHPNELNRYRMAVTDQMVESQLYSDGLFSFSVYVASKDEHSLKGQLVRQGRRTLHSFVSGDHEISVVGDIPPATAQRIAQSVTFDVAKSKAQ, from the coding sequence ATGAAAAAATTTCTGATCAGCGCTTGCGCTCTGTTCAGTCTGATGTCTACTCAAGCCTTTGCTGGTGATAAACCAGCGGAGGCTTTATTGCATCAAATGAGCGAGGCGAGCAAAAATTTAAGCTACGAACTCTCTTATATCCTCATCAAAAAGAACAGCATTGAACCTTTGCTGTACCGTCATGCGACTCACGATAAAGATCAGTACGCACATCTTGTGTATTTGAGTGGTCCAGTTCGTGAAGTAATTCGTCGTGGTACTGAAGTGAGTTACATCGAAACCGGTGCAGAGCCGTTTACGATTGAATCTGGCAAGATGGTCGCACCAATCATGCCGATGCTGAACACCAATATCGATGAATTGAACCTCTATTACGACTACGTCAAAGTCGGTCGTGCCCGTGAAGCTGGCGTTCCGACTCAGGTGTTACGTATTGTGCCTAAAGACGGTTTGCGTTATTCGTACGTACTTTGGATTGATGAGAAAAGTAAGCTACCACTGCGTGCTGATCTGGTTGACCGTGATGGAGAAATGCTAGAGCAATACCGTACGATCTCATACTCGGTGAATCCAAAAATTGGCGAGTTGATGAGTGGTTTGGCGGATGTGCAGTTGCCAGCAGTATTGACGATGCCAAAAGGCGATATCGGTACGAGTGACTGGAACGTAGGTTGGATTCCTGAAGGTTTCCATCCAAATGAGTTAAATCGCTACCGAATGGCGGTAACTGACCAAATGGTTGAAAGCCAGCTTTACTCGGATGGTTTATTCAGTTTCTCTGTTTATGTCGCAAGCAAAGATGAGCATTCTCTGAAAGGCCAATTGGTTCGCCAAGGTCGTCGTACTTTGCATAGCTTTGTAAGTGGTGATCATGAGATCTCTGTTGTGGGTGATATTCCACCGGCAACTGCTCAGCGTATTGCACAATCTGTTACGTTTGATGTAGCAAAGAGTAAAGCGCAATGA
- a CDS encoding sigma-E factor negative regulatory protein, whose product MADKEKLSALMDGELVDKALIQELEQDQESRDAWQNYHLIGDVMRGEAPAKPEWNIAESVALALEDEPVHRAIDSRSANVISINDAPKESQPEPQKAKRQLPAWLTQFGQVAVAACVSLAVILGVQQYGGSDPMSPQADQLPVLQTVPFAGSAEPVSLTRESVERSVGEANMQEQRKRVHAMLRDYELQLRINSDASQQDANLTPDIE is encoded by the coding sequence ATGGCTGACAAAGAAAAACTTTCAGCTCTCATGGATGGAGAATTGGTCGATAAGGCTTTAATTCAAGAATTAGAGCAAGACCAAGAAAGCCGTGACGCTTGGCAGAACTATCATCTTATTGGTGATGTGATGCGAGGCGAAGCGCCAGCAAAACCTGAGTGGAATATTGCTGAAAGCGTGGCGTTAGCGTTAGAAGACGAGCCTGTGCATCGTGCTATCGATTCACGCAGTGCTAACGTTATTTCAATTAATGACGCGCCAAAAGAGTCGCAACCAGAGCCACAAAAAGCCAAGCGCCAGTTGCCTGCATGGCTGACTCAGTTTGGTCAGGTTGCCGTTGCTGCGTGTGTGTCACTTGCCGTGATTTTAGGTGTGCAACAATACGGTGGTAGCGACCCAATGTCGCCACAAGCCGATCAACTTCCTGTGCTTCAAACAGTGCCATTTGCTGGCAGTGCAGAACCAGTAAGTTTGACTCGTGAGTCCGTTGAGCGCTCGGTTGGCGAAGCAAATATGCAAGAGCAACGTAAACGCGTTCATGCTATGCTTCGTGACTACGAATTGCAGTTAAGAATTAACAGTGATGCGTCTCAGCAAGATGCAAATCTGACTCCGGATATTGAATGA
- the nadB gene encoding L-aspartate oxidase: MNTNREHECDVLVVGSGAAGLSLALRVANHCKVMVLSKGPRSEGATFYAQGGIAAVFDESDTIESHVEDTQIAGDGICDEETVKFIAENSKECVQWLIDGGVPFDREEDDSDEEPRYHLTREGGHSRRRILHAADATGMAMQTSLQDNAHSHPNIHVLERHNALDLITEDKIGGDKNKIIGAYIWNRNEEQVETVRAKFVVLATGGASKVYQYTSNPDVSSGDGIAIAWRAGCRVANMEFNQFHPTCLFHPEARNFLLTEALRGEGAYLRRPDGSRFMPDFDERKELAPRDVVARAIDFEMKRLGADCMYLDISHKPAEFITKHFPTIYSRLMDLGIDMTKEPIPIVPAAHYTCGGVMVDQNGNTDLKNLYAIGEVSYTGLHGANRMASNSLLECVVYAWAAAKDILKHHTKVELAPRVPCWDESQVTNSDEEVIIQHNWHELRLFMWDYMGIVRTDKRLERALRRIQMLQQETHEYYSHFRVSNNLLELRNLLQVAELMVRCAMQRKESRGLHYTLDYPNQQENSGPTILTPNK, from the coding sequence ATGAACACGAATCGTGAACATGAATGTGATGTGTTAGTGGTAGGGAGTGGCGCCGCGGGCTTGTCGTTAGCTTTGCGCGTAGCAAACCACTGTAAAGTGATGGTGTTGAGTAAAGGCCCACGCAGCGAAGGCGCGACGTTTTACGCGCAAGGTGGTATCGCTGCGGTCTTCGATGAATCTGACACCATCGAGTCTCACGTTGAAGACACACAAATTGCTGGTGATGGCATTTGCGATGAAGAAACGGTTAAGTTTATCGCTGAAAATTCAAAAGAATGCGTGCAATGGCTCATCGATGGCGGTGTGCCATTTGATCGTGAAGAAGACGACTCTGATGAAGAACCTCGTTACCACTTAACTCGCGAAGGTGGTCACAGTCGACGCCGAATTTTGCATGCTGCGGATGCAACAGGTATGGCAATGCAAACCTCACTGCAAGACAACGCCCACAGCCACCCAAACATTCATGTTCTTGAACGTCACAATGCTCTGGATTTGATCACTGAAGATAAAATCGGCGGCGACAAAAATAAGATCATTGGTGCTTATATTTGGAACCGAAATGAAGAACAGGTAGAAACCGTTCGCGCTAAATTTGTTGTTCTTGCGACTGGTGGTGCTTCCAAAGTTTACCAATATACGTCAAACCCTGACGTTTCCTCTGGTGACGGTATCGCGATTGCTTGGCGCGCAGGCTGCCGTGTAGCAAATATGGAATTCAACCAATTCCACCCTACCTGCCTGTTCCACCCAGAAGCACGTAACTTCCTACTCACAGAAGCCTTGCGTGGTGAAGGTGCCTATCTGCGACGCCCTGATGGCTCACGCTTTATGCCGGATTTTGATGAGCGTAAAGAACTTGCGCCGCGTGATGTCGTCGCACGTGCCATCGACTTTGAAATGAAGCGCCTAGGTGCAGACTGCATGTATTTAGACATCAGCCACAAACCTGCGGAATTCATTACCAAGCACTTCCCAACCATTTATTCTCGTTTGATGGATCTTGGCATCGATATGACCAAAGAGCCGATCCCAATTGTTCCGGCCGCACACTACACGTGTGGTGGCGTGATGGTCGATCAAAACGGCAATACGGACTTGAAGAATCTATATGCCATTGGCGAAGTCAGTTACACCGGTCTACACGGTGCAAACCGCATGGCTTCAAACTCACTACTTGAGTGTGTGGTCTACGCATGGGCAGCCGCCAAAGATATCCTAAAGCACCACACGAAGGTCGAGTTAGCACCCCGAGTACCTTGTTGGGATGAAAGCCAAGTCACCAACAGTGATGAAGAGGTTATCATCCAGCATAACTGGCATGAGCTTCGCTTGTTTATGTGGGATTACATGGGCATTGTTCGCACGGACAAACGTTTAGAACGCGCACTACGCCGTATTCAAATGCTTCAGCAAGAAACGCATGAGTACTACAGTCACTTCCGTGTTTCAAACAACTTGCTAGAACTGCGTAACCTACTTCAAGTAGCTGAACTGATGGTGCGCTGTGCGATGCAGCGTAAAGAGAGCCGCGGTCTACACTACACCTTGGATTATCCAAACCAACAAGAGAACAGCGGACCGACGATTCTGACACCAAACAAGTAA
- the rpoE gene encoding RNA polymerase sigma factor RpoE — MNEQLTDQVLIERVQNGDKQAFNLLVTKYQNKVCNLISRYVSNPGDVPDVAQEAFIKAYRAIPSFRGESAFYTWLYRIAVNTAKNHIVAQGRRPPATDVDAEDAEFYETGNALKEISNPENLTLSKELQRVVFSAIEALPEDLKTAMTLRELDGLSYEEIAEVMDCPVGTVRSRIFRAREAVEKKIKPLLQR, encoded by the coding sequence ATGAACGAGCAGCTGACCGATCAAGTATTGATTGAGCGAGTTCAGAATGGAGATAAGCAAGCATTCAACCTGCTGGTAACGAAGTATCAGAACAAGGTATGTAATCTTATTTCCAGATACGTAAGTAATCCTGGCGATGTTCCAGATGTAGCACAAGAAGCGTTTATCAAGGCTTACCGAGCTATCCCTAGCTTTCGCGGGGAGAGTGCGTTTTACACTTGGCTGTATCGCATTGCAGTGAATACTGCGAAGAATCATATCGTTGCTCAGGGTCGTAGACCGCCTGCGACGGACGTTGATGCTGAAGATGCTGAATTTTACGAAACAGGTAATGCATTGAAAGAAATTTCGAACCCTGAGAACTTAACGTTGTCCAAAGAATTGCAACGGGTAGTGTTCAGCGCAATCGAAGCCTTACCTGAAGATTTAAAAACGGCAATGACTCTGCGTGAGCTTGATGGCTTAAGCTATGAGGAAATTGCTGAAGTAATGGATTGCCCGGTGGGAACGGTACGATCACGTATCTTCCGTGCTCGTGAGGCGGTGGAAAAGAAAATCAAACCTCTTTTACAGCGCTAG
- a CDS encoding succinate dehydrogenase assembly factor 2: MYTAEEKARIKWACRRGMLELDVVIMPFFEECFDALGEQEQRDFVSLLECDDPDLFTWVMGHGRSENLGHASMVDKIVAHNLSKVR; this comes from the coding sequence ATGTACACTGCGGAAGAAAAGGCGCGTATTAAATGGGCTTGTCGTCGTGGCATGCTTGAGCTTGACGTGGTGATTATGCCGTTTTTTGAAGAGTGCTTCGATGCACTAGGTGAGCAAGAGCAACGTGATTTTGTTTCGTTGCTAGAATGTGATGATCCAGATTTGTTTACTTGGGTCATGGGGCATGGTCGCAGCGAAAACCTTGGTCACGCTTCGATGGTCGATAAAATTGTCGCACACAACCTCAGCAAGGTTCGTTAA
- a CDS encoding SoxR reducing system RseC family protein yields the protein MMTALATVTGVHRHGQQYDIDLSCEQQTSCSSCSSQKICGTGVVTKAIGNKTLAWHLRTKTSVKVGQVVEIGFPESSLIKSAMAVYLLPLFGLIVGAVIGNFLLVPLTTGGEGITILASVLFAAGGMWLAKRVSRPLEDESKRQVTLIRVLGEPIQ from the coding sequence ATGATGACCGCATTAGCAACCGTGACGGGTGTTCATCGTCACGGTCAGCAATACGATATCGATTTAAGCTGCGAGCAACAAACCAGTTGCAGCAGCTGTTCTTCGCAAAAAATCTGTGGCACTGGAGTGGTTACTAAAGCAATTGGTAACAAAACATTAGCATGGCATCTGCGTACAAAAACATCCGTCAAAGTTGGTCAGGTGGTAGAAATCGGCTTTCCTGAGTCGAGTCTGATCAAATCCGCAATGGCGGTTTACCTTCTTCCTCTGTTTGGTCTGATTGTTGGTGCCGTGATTGGCAACTTCCTTCTTGTGCCTTTAACCACAGGCGGCGAGGGCATTACCATCTTAGCTTCGGTTTTGTTCGCTGCTGGTGGTATGTGGCTCGCTAAACGTGTGTCACGACCTTTAGAAGATGAATCAAAACGCCAAGTCACCCTCATTCGAGTTCTCGGTGAGCCTATCCAGTAA